DNA from Paraburkholderia sp. ZP32-5:
GATCAGGTCGACGATTCGGGTTTGCTGGTCGGCTAGCGCTACAAAGGCATGCGCCGGTTGGCATGCTGAGCGACGAGGTAACCGGAGGGAGAGGCGCCGCGGTCAGCGCCGCTCCCCAACACGAATTGAGGCCGCCGCGCTACACCACGCCGGCCGGCAAGCCGATGCCGCGCGCCATCCCCGTTGCGGCGAACACCATCAGGACCAATAGCACCGTCTGGATCACACTGAAATGCGCGTACGAACGCGCCTTCTTCAGATCCGGCACGGCCCCGCCCCGAACCGACGCTCGCCAGCGCATCAGGCCGAGCATCGTCGGCACCTCGAGAATCAGAATAAGCACGAGCAGCGTCATCTTCACGTGAAAGAGCGGTTCATGCAGATAGTAGTCGGCGCCCTTCTCGTAACCGCCGAACGCACGCATCAGGCCGGTGACGATCAGCACCAGCGCGGAGAGTCCCCAACGCGTATCCGCGCGAAACACGGAACGCAACGCGGCGGGCACCGACGCGCGACGCAGCGACCACGTGCGCCGGAGAATCGACGCGAGCGCGAAACCATAAGCGAGCAGATGTAGAGCGGCAAGCAACCAGCGAACCAGCATAGCGACTCCTGCGAAAGACGCGACACGATCGATGTGTGTCCGGCTCGCCCGCGCTCACGCACCGGGCGTTATGACTGCATTATCGGCGAAGCTTCGCTTCGGGATGCCTCCAGCGGCCACGCGATGTGGTCGACAGCACAAAGCGCGCGGCGTCAAACTTGCCGCAGCGTCGTATCGAGCGCGCGCGCGGCCACCCGGTCGCCTTCGGTCGTCAGCGCCGCACGGAAGACGGTTTGCCGGTTATGACCCGCGGCGGCGGGGGAATCCCATAGCAATTCGACTTTCGGACGCACGCCAAAGGCGCTGCGCGCAAGCGACGGTGCCGCCACCGAACCCCTCGGCGCCGCCGATGCACTCGCCTCTCCCGCCGCGCCGAACACAACCGCGGGAGTGGGCGCTGGCATCGAGCGCGTGTGCCCCTCGCTCGCCCAGCGCACCGACAATTCACGTGCATCGTATTGCCCGACCTTGCGCCGCTCTGCCCACACGACGACAGTGCGCGTGACCGGATCGAGCGACACCGCATAGCGGCCAATCGCGAAACGCCGCGCAGCGACATTGGTGCGCCACAACGGCAACGGCCGGCAGATCCAGACCACGATCGCGTAAAGCACTGG
Protein-coding regions in this window:
- a CDS encoding DUF2214 family protein, yielding MLVRWLLAALHLLAYGFALASILRRTWSLRRASVPAALRSVFRADTRWGLSALVLIVTGLMRAFGGYEKGADYYLHEPLFHVKMTLLVLILILEVPTMLGLMRWRASVRGGAVPDLKKARSYAHFSVIQTVLLVLMVFAATGMARGIGLPAGVV